In Candidatus Margulisiibacteriota bacterium, the following proteins share a genomic window:
- a CDS encoding PP2C family serine/threonine-protein phosphatase translates to MISRITTTHPSFAKLQKTERTFLSLITNKRGNVEAAVRLQNAQKLLAAVQKGVICDETAITNALSPLTSHPTLGTLSAQILAELNPAPVLPPTPPIINPPPQASVIINFLPEEPEPPTVKNPGLSQPAPVKPSLPVKPAPAHPGRALAMLKWTGLILSGPIWLLPYLAYKLVAGLYRLATPKMPAHAATTKGALYTPLNIGFGLGGYCSVGGRENNEDAAAIDIDGPKKTRSLYLRLVDGIGGHNGGETAADIVTHKTRQAYLGRSPRKPFDAAEALVLTDQAIKDRAAKNLALEKMGATAATLFIEGKTAQVAWVGDARLYILREGDLILITPDNHLHTAVYRNDKNVPDLYINGKLNSEYSFNGADAAAYHEFTRTDSGSTNVITTALGLLPQTTVTDPDARLAAQKENISHRQIALRPGDTVLLSSDGLHGFIPFDELRGLLRNNTHLPAAARARLLAETALDYMKAAGKEGDNATAIIADLVDDKNGGITFRPTAAKAAVQLILPGEKNPTRIAQDTATYYADDAATLRSVELNELKKFRGDFFPAGTTVYFSPEGKLSGFRLAADQLIAGTNFPAGTRLWVDDQEELTGARLGQNWHLPAGLDVKTGSYLFYEKGKLISAELFGQHILFGLSHPHRTNLSFKDDKVTIRLKLGGNKSKNVGGINYEAKSSLTYDLGKLTVAVFYGSLTLPHFTEPVPDGSRLIFSPNGDLEKIKISAPLRVFDKSDPQVYDEYPAGSTIIFDNGRKEIASIIIGDRMNDAALGSQFWLNENQAISAIKYNQPLTLFGVDFVPGATVQFNNGRPLSITPAADLVLGNFTIGAGLKLDINKDNESFVITVPADATKLADRLNAYTDLPVGSQLEILGNGMVYSITPAAEWEGIVANNTVYYYPNGQRDFMVIRSPQEIGGYRFAPSTDPLFFNGQGGLTPDSIARGVKVKTTQPEPPTPPTRFALAPAYDINDVKSVRTYLRALGALADIEGELTTEEEAIVNQENTRLAEIKQRYGSDQWINMQCLAARTKILELLMS, encoded by the coding sequence ATGATCTCCAGAATAACAACAACCCATCCATCTTTTGCCAAACTTCAGAAAACGGAAAGGACCTTCTTATCTCTTATCACTAATAAAAGAGGAAATGTTGAGGCGGCGGTCCGGCTTCAAAACGCGCAAAAGTTGCTGGCCGCGGTCCAAAAAGGGGTTATCTGCGATGAAACGGCGATCACCAACGCGTTATCGCCGTTAACCTCTCATCCGACACTCGGAACGCTCTCTGCCCAAATACTGGCGGAGCTTAACCCTGCGCCGGTTTTACCGCCCACGCCGCCAATAATTAACCCGCCGCCGCAAGCGTCGGTCATTATAAACTTTCTTCCGGAAGAGCCGGAACCGCCGACCGTCAAAAACCCGGGCTTGTCACAACCTGCCCCCGTCAAGCCGTCTCTCCCCGTTAAACCAGCGCCGGCGCATCCCGGCCGGGCGTTAGCCATGCTCAAATGGACCGGCCTTATTTTGTCCGGTCCAATTTGGTTGTTGCCGTACCTGGCTTATAAGTTGGTTGCCGGCCTCTATCGGCTGGCAACCCCGAAAATGCCGGCTCATGCCGCGACAACTAAAGGGGCCCTTTATACTCCTTTAAATATTGGTTTTGGGTTGGGCGGTTACTGCTCGGTCGGGGGGCGTGAAAACAACGAAGACGCCGCCGCGATCGACATTGACGGCCCGAAAAAAACACGGTCGCTTTACCTGCGGTTGGTTGACGGAATAGGAGGGCATAACGGCGGCGAGACCGCGGCCGATATCGTCACTCATAAAACCCGTCAAGCCTATCTCGGCCGATCGCCGCGCAAGCCGTTCGACGCGGCCGAAGCGCTGGTCTTAACCGATCAGGCGATAAAAGACCGGGCGGCAAAAAACCTTGCTTTAGAAAAGATGGGGGCGACCGCCGCCACTCTCTTTATTGAAGGAAAAACCGCCCAAGTCGCTTGGGTCGGCGATGCCAGGCTATATATTCTCCGCGAGGGGGACTTGATCCTGATCACCCCGGACAATCATCTCCACACGGCGGTCTATAGGAACGACAAAAACGTTCCGGACTTATACATCAACGGAAAGCTAAACTCCGAATATAGTTTTAATGGGGCGGACGCCGCCGCTTATCATGAATTCACCAGGACCGACTCGGGCTCAACCAACGTTATTACCACCGCCCTTGGTTTACTGCCTCAAACCACGGTGACCGATCCCGACGCCAGATTGGCCGCTCAAAAAGAAAACATCAGCCATCGGCAAATCGCTTTACGACCGGGCGACACCGTCCTGTTGTCTTCCGACGGTCTGCACGGTTTTATCCCCTTCGACGAACTCCGCGGCCTGCTGCGGAATAACACCCATCTCCCGGCAGCGGCGAGGGCGCGACTGTTGGCCGAAACCGCCCTGGATTACATGAAAGCCGCGGGAAAAGAAGGCGACAACGCGACCGCCATTATCGCCGACCTGGTCGACGATAAAAATGGGGGAATAACCTTCCGTCCGACCGCCGCCAAAGCCGCCGTTCAGCTGATTTTACCGGGCGAAAAGAACCCGACCAGGATCGCGCAAGATACCGCCACCTATTACGCCGATGACGCCGCAACGCTCCGCTCGGTTGAACTAAATGAACTAAAAAAATTCCGCGGCGACTTTTTCCCGGCCGGGACGACCGTTTATTTTTCACCGGAAGGCAAGCTCTCCGGGTTCCGTTTAGCGGCCGACCAATTAATCGCTGGGACCAATTTCCCCGCCGGCACCAGGCTGTGGGTTGACGACCAGGAAGAATTGACCGGCGCCCGACTCGGCCAGAACTGGCACCTTCCCGCCGGCCTTGACGTCAAGACCGGTTCTTATCTGTTTTATGAAAAAGGAAAATTGATCAGCGCCGAGCTTTTTGGCCAACATATCCTGTTCGGTCTTTCTCATCCGCATCGGACTAATTTGAGCTTTAAAGATGATAAGGTCACAATCAGGCTGAAGCTTGGAGGCAACAAGAGTAAAAATGTCGGCGGGATCAATTATGAGGCTAAGAGCAGCTTAACCTACGACCTCGGCAAACTAACCGTAGCGGTTTTCTACGGCAGCTTAACCCTGCCCCACTTCACCGAACCGGTTCCGGACGGCAGTCGGCTCATATTTTCCCCTAACGGTGACCTAGAAAAAATAAAAATTTCCGCCCCTCTTCGGGTTTTTGATAAGAGCGATCCGCAGGTTTATGACGAATACCCGGCCGGCTCAACCATTATTTTTGATAACGGGCGCAAAGAAATCGCCAGCATAATCATCGGGGACAGAATGAATGACGCCGCCCTCGGTTCCCAGTTCTGGCTAAACGAGAACCAGGCGATCAGCGCCATTAAATACAACCAACCGCTCACGTTGTTTGGGGTCGACTTCGTACCCGGAGCAACCGTTCAGTTCAATAACGGCCGGCCGCTAAGTATTACCCCGGCTGCCGATCTGGTTTTGGGTAATTTCACGATCGGCGCCGGCTTGAAACTGGACATCAATAAAGACAACGAATCGTTCGTCATCACGGTCCCAGCCGATGCCACCAAGCTCGCCGACCGTCTCAACGCTTATACCGACCTGCCGGTCGGCTCTCAACTGGAAATTTTGGGCAATGGCATGGTTTATTCGATCACCCCGGCGGCGGAATGGGAAGGGATCGTCGCCAATAACACCGTTTATTATTATCCGAATGGCCAACGAGATTTTATGGTTATTCGCAGCCCGCAGGAGATCGGCGGCTATCGTTTCGCCCCCTCCACTGATCCGCTTTTCTTTAATGGGCAAGGCGGTCTGACACCAGATTCGATCGCTCGCGGAGTTAAGGTCAAAACTACCCAACCAGAACCGCCGACCCCACCGACCAGATTCGCTCTGGCGCCGGCCTATGATATTAATGATGTTAAATCGGTCAGAACTTACCTTCGAGCGTTAGGCGCCCTGGCCGACATCGAAGGCGAATTGACCACGGAAGAAGAAGCGATCGTCAACCAGGAGAACACCCGGCTGGCAGAGATCAAACAACGTTACGGCTCCGACCAATGGATCAATATGCAATGCCTAGCCGCCAGGACCAAGATCCTGGAGCTATTAATGTCATAA
- a CDS encoding serine/threonine-protein kinase, whose product MQTRPINRIKAEQSPARELFPARRLSRGVYPGTEKAGLSLSGLEQFGRRTLINITARAAEAYSPAVAGSPENPLDMTIVFMANSGNTATNIMRPNNNRLTTRSLTNHLNDKMTSFQKRYNSLLLNNWVTLSGVALSVGAGFMTPFSWTMTAAFSFLPITAPVWAPAALVSLIGLGIVGLVRAVGRLRVNSSVEELKTLAEGREKNLAGILHQLGDDKKVDYLLNKLPQALRDKVAQELVRLSGLRTDRPDSLALELAYDALNEYLALPAAEQLAKETEIASLIEEINTASKELGFDLVPQARSGSIIPYVIVPANAAAKQKIKALADRKNDKGLPDPDVPPLIDGGCFLGRGGMGEVYLTFNPQDRKFYAVKIMLPQHLSSGAAIDSFREEYDVQERLNHPAVVNAFAFGRFEKNSKKTSDCPYFVMELIEGVDLEEYARKLNRRLAPQEALVFLAKICDAMIAITNERVTHRDLKLSNIFVILNGLAKMIKIGDFGLLANIDKDDKSATGILKGTVTYMSPEYPHEYANLTKLEREARASAGTLFPILVRHDLYAVGVILYRLLRGSALIWEHNGQLYKTSPNLLQPGTAVDGRTKRDITEISWLFTYAADYKAYREAKAVGSQVVMDDIKAKYRLLPLGDEPVERAITELVQEATSIDPAERPQNFTGLRDRIVALFNQYFPGQLMDDSFIQAELLTAPELSFHEESSEEETRPGQDDDEKTKPRLSGEEPTNIDGNTPTNPLLSNTAIPTLPQLVQTINSGSKPDRLLLLQNIEQYVDDTTVASLLIPVLQRFIKVESDPDLKAAGRSAMAYLFDYIQNDLDDNGGTA is encoded by the coding sequence ATGCAGACAAGACCGATCAACAGAATTAAGGCCGAACAATCGCCGGCAAGGGAACTATTCCCCGCGCGGCGTCTTTCGCGCGGCGTCTACCCGGGAACAGAGAAAGCCGGTCTCTCCTTGTCCGGGTTGGAACAATTTGGCCGTCGAACGCTTATTAATATTACCGCCCGCGCGGCGGAAGCATATTCCCCAGCCGTCGCCGGATCCCCCGAAAATCCGTTAGACATGACGATCGTTTTTATGGCCAACAGCGGCAACACCGCGACCAATATCATGCGCCCTAACAATAACAGGCTAACCACGCGGTCCTTAACCAATCATCTTAATGATAAGATGACTTCTTTTCAGAAGCGCTACAATTCGCTCCTGTTAAATAATTGGGTAACGCTAAGCGGAGTCGCTTTGAGCGTCGGCGCCGGCTTTATGACCCCCTTTTCCTGGACGATGACCGCCGCTTTTTCATTCCTCCCGATCACCGCGCCGGTCTGGGCGCCGGCGGCGCTGGTCAGCTTAATCGGCCTGGGAATCGTCGGCCTGGTCCGGGCCGTCGGCAGACTGCGGGTCAATTCGTCGGTCGAAGAGCTCAAAACACTGGCCGAGGGAAGGGAAAAGAACCTCGCGGGCATTCTCCATCAGCTGGGCGACGATAAAAAAGTCGATTATCTCTTAAATAAACTCCCCCAAGCGCTCCGTGATAAAGTCGCGCAGGAGTTGGTCCGATTAAGCGGGCTGAGAACGGATAGGCCAGATTCTCTTGCCCTGGAATTAGCTTATGACGCCCTAAATGAATATTTAGCTTTGCCGGCGGCCGAACAACTGGCCAAAGAAACTGAAATTGCCTCCCTGATCGAAGAAATAAACACCGCTTCAAAAGAGCTTGGTTTTGACCTGGTTCCTCAAGCCAGGAGCGGGAGCATTATCCCTTATGTGATCGTCCCGGCTAACGCCGCCGCGAAACAAAAGATCAAAGCCCTGGCCGATCGAAAAAATGATAAAGGCTTGCCCGATCCGGATGTTCCCCCGCTGATCGACGGCGGTTGTTTCCTGGGTCGCGGCGGAATGGGGGAAGTTTATCTGACTTTCAACCCTCAAGACCGCAAATTTTACGCCGTTAAAATTATGCTCCCCCAACATCTTAGTTCCGGCGCGGCAATTGACAGTTTCCGCGAGGAATATGATGTTCAGGAAAGGCTTAACCACCCGGCGGTCGTTAACGCTTTTGCCTTCGGCCGATTCGAAAAGAACAGCAAAAAAACTTCGGACTGCCCTTATTTTGTGATGGAATTGATCGAAGGAGTCGACCTGGAAGAATACGCCCGAAAGCTTAATCGGCGCCTGGCGCCGCAGGAAGCCCTGGTTTTCCTCGCCAAGATCTGCGATGCCATGATCGCGATCACCAATGAGCGGGTCACGCATCGCGACCTTAAGCTAAGCAATATTTTTGTCATCCTAAACGGGCTGGCCAAAATGATCAAGATCGGCGATTTCGGACTTCTCGCCAATATCGATAAAGATGACAAATCGGCAACCGGTATTCTGAAAGGGACGGTTACCTACATGTCACCGGAATATCCGCATGAATACGCGAATCTCACCAAACTAGAACGGGAAGCTCGGGCCAGCGCCGGGACTCTCTTTCCAATCTTGGTCCGTCATGACCTGTACGCGGTCGGCGTAATCCTTTATCGCTTGCTAAGGGGGAGCGCCTTGATCTGGGAACACAACGGTCAACTTTATAAAACCTCCCCCAACCTCTTGCAGCCCGGCACCGCCGTCGATGGACGAACCAAACGGGATATCACCGAGATCAGCTGGCTCTTCACCTACGCCGCCGATTATAAGGCCTATCGCGAAGCCAAAGCGGTCGGCAGTCAAGTCGTGATGGATGACATAAAGGCTAAATACCGGCTCCTGCCGTTGGGCGATGAACCGGTCGAGCGGGCAATCACCGAGCTGGTCCAGGAAGCCACCTCGATCGACCCGGCGGAACGGCCGCAGAATTTTACCGGGCTGCGGGATAGGATCGTGGCGCTTTTCAATCAGTATTTTCCCGGCCAACTTATGGACGACAGCTTTATCCAGGCCGAGCTTCTCACCGCTCCGGAGCTCTCATTCCACGAAGAATCGAGCGAGGAAGAAACCAGGCCGGGACAGGATGACGACGAAAAAACCAAGCCGCGGCTTAGCGGAGAGGAACCGACCAATATCGACGGCAATACTCCAACCAACCCTTTGTTGTCAAATACCGCGATCCCGACGCTCCCACAATTAGTCCAAACAATAAATAGCGGCAGCAAGCCGGACCGGCTGCTGCTGCTGCAAAACATCGAACAATATGTCGATGACACGACCGTGGCAAGTCTATTAATCCCCGTGCTTCAAAGATTCATCAAGGTTGAATCAGACCCGGATCTTAAAGCGGCCGGGCGTTCGGCCATGGCCTATCTCTTTGATTATATCCAAAATGATCTTGATGATAACGGAGGCACAGCATGA
- a CDS encoding PKD domain-containing protein codes for MDIYNGLNLVGKYENGMCIPADSTSSSPAKNIKPEADPRGSLPLPNNIMPRRPLTLADFNPLGMFIGCVNPAGSSACQSIGDGIGSFSMNIPNGVNQYSIPVGTPIEFKVAIANAECVDPSKISVRLETGNGNFDLAYANGVFSTTQNADKAWGKPIKLVVRDGDNKIVTSQSFNDFAISTDSTGASGNYQAGINVGYEDSGHYARRAITLSPNWSSEIPAGTLNYSWEVKDPDGNPVNLTIGGNNAAFTPMRDGTFTATLTITGEKLEKPLTVQKSDIIVYPFPAPGLKIDGNLYPKGLSEQSYLPVLIPSDYRPELGPEDEAAICSFKLYHFFNGAPVEDGAADQSCRTGGQPNPFSFTFPEVATNTNYYLEVKAVGGDNSYEIAKTETISVAPSGSMTVTGDFTVATPYSERLAHRPITLNALIIDGAAAYRWEVVAKDNVPYSTPLLIGEGLAPTVSHTFDEAGKYAIKLTVLDANQEVLATVTKEGAEALEIYPFPAPAVAVSWVNNNGLFVNKPIAISALILRDWPEDLAATLEWRISHTELQGGQPTQVDDFVYSGVKNIEPVFAVSRSYRVDLKVVSNAYSVDYTAPVPLEIYTPYAGTPQVLINGSLEYSYSQGETATNISGWTDSTNPDAKYRWTITKPDLTQQIVDAKDIPSFNFAQTGEYAFKLEVLDGSDNLIGSASRLVNIYPVAGAIPQATISGNLEYSLHQGDVVSNITGYSSDNDPNNQYEWSVVAPDPNDPSGFVTIPYSGQTIASFDFPNTGEYLFTFTVKDSQGNIKTTASRKVNVYDKAVAIPPAGIVGPTSGKVNEGIPLSAAVIDGALYTYTWDFGNGTFGSGPIPTPPVYANEGAYPVKLVMARIDDPTVKTEANWMITIVKQTVTPPAVQILFPPAAEEDTPVPMSLTVADPLNWEITWDFADGKPFGSGTDVSHQFDNGGIKQMVVKLKSTIDGMEYYFYPQIYIATHGSPVPNLVITPGQGPSPLAVVADAGLSYPTGSGASLVKYTFYWGDSPSAIESGSAASLPHTFACAATDACKYTVRVVVEDSNGKTSELTSLVTVWPQ; via the coding sequence ATGGATATTTATAACGGCCTCAATTTAGTCGGAAAATACGAGAACGGGATGTGTATTCCAGCCGATTCGACCTCAAGTTCTCCCGCAAAAAACATTAAACCGGAGGCGGATCCCCGTGGATCCCTCCCTCTGCCGAACAACATCATGCCCCGCCGACCCTTAACCCTGGCCGACTTTAACCCTTTGGGAATGTTCATTGGCTGCGTCAACCCGGCCGGTTCGTCCGCCTGCCAAAGCATCGGCGACGGAATCGGCAGTTTTTCGATGAACATCCCCAATGGCGTCAATCAGTACAGTATTCCAGTCGGGACCCCGATCGAGTTTAAAGTCGCGATCGCCAATGCCGAATGCGTCGATCCGTCCAAGATCAGCGTCAGGCTGGAAACCGGCAATGGCAACTTTGACCTGGCTTACGCCAACGGTGTTTTCTCGACCACCCAAAACGCCGATAAAGCGTGGGGCAAGCCGATCAAGCTCGTCGTCCGCGACGGCGACAACAAGATCGTTACATCGCAAAGTTTCAACGATTTCGCGATCAGCACCGACTCCACCGGCGCTTCCGGAAATTATCAGGCCGGAATCAACGTCGGTTACGAAGACAGCGGCCACTACGCCCGCCGGGCCATCACCCTCTCCCCTAACTGGTCAAGTGAAATCCCTGCCGGGACCTTGAATTACAGCTGGGAAGTCAAGGACCCGGACGGCAACCCGGTCAATTTAACGATCGGCGGCAACAATGCCGCCTTCACCCCGATGCGCGACGGCACTTTTACCGCGACCTTGACGATCACTGGAGAGAAACTGGAAAAACCGCTCACCGTCCAGAAGAGCGACATTATCGTTTACCCTTTCCCGGCGCCGGGCCTCAAGATCGACGGCAACCTTTATCCCAAAGGGCTTTCGGAACAAAGCTACCTCCCGGTCCTGATCCCGAGCGATTACCGCCCGGAACTCGGCCCGGAAGATGAAGCGGCAATCTGCTCTTTCAAACTCTATCACTTTTTCAACGGCGCGCCGGTCGAGGACGGGGCCGCCGACCAGTCTTGCCGGACCGGCGGACAGCCGAACCCTTTCAGCTTCACTTTCCCGGAGGTCGCGACCAACACCAATTACTATCTGGAAGTCAAAGCGGTCGGCGGCGACAATTCTTATGAGATCGCCAAGACCGAAACGATCTCGGTCGCGCCGTCGGGCAGTATGACGGTCACCGGCGATTTCACCGTCGCCACTCCTTATTCGGAACGCCTCGCCCACCGGCCGATCACGCTTAACGCCCTGATCATCGACGGCGCGGCCGCTTACCGCTGGGAAGTTGTCGCCAAAGACAACGTCCCTTATTCAACTCCGCTCCTTATCGGCGAAGGCTTGGCGCCAACCGTCTCCCACACTTTCGACGAGGCCGGAAAATACGCGATCAAATTGACCGTCCTCGACGCCAATCAGGAAGTCCTGGCCACCGTCACCAAAGAAGGGGCCGAGGCGCTGGAAATCTACCCCTTCCCGGCCCCAGCGGTCGCCGTCAGCTGGGTCAATAATAACGGCCTCTTCGTTAATAAGCCGATCGCTATTTCCGCCCTCATTTTGCGCGACTGGCCGGAAGACCTGGCCGCCACGCTTGAATGGAGAATCAGTCACACTGAACTTCAAGGGGGACAGCCGACCCAAGTCGATGATTTTGTCTATAGCGGCGTGAAAAATATTGAGCCGGTCTTCGCCGTTTCCCGCAGTTATCGGGTTGATCTGAAGGTTGTCAGCAATGCTTACAGCGTCGATTATACCGCGCCGGTCCCGCTGGAAATCTACACTCCTTATGCCGGAACACCGCAGGTCTTAATTAACGGCAGTTTGGAGTATTCCTACTCCCAGGGGGAGACCGCCACCAACATTTCCGGTTGGACCGATTCGACCAATCCCGACGCCAAATACCGCTGGACGATCACCAAGCCCGACCTGACCCAGCAGATCGTTGACGCCAAAGACATCCCTTCATTTAATTTCGCCCAAACCGGCGAGTACGCTTTCAAACTGGAAGTCCTTGACGGCAGCGATAATCTTATCGGCTCCGCCAGCCGCCTGGTCAACATCTATCCAGTCGCCGGCGCGATCCCGCAGGCGACAATCTCCGGCAACCTTGAATATTCCTTACATCAGGGAGACGTCGTCTCTAATATTACCGGCTATTCAAGCGATAACGATCCTAATAACCAGTATGAGTGGAGCGTGGTCGCTCCCGATCCGAACGATCCGTCCGGCTTTGTCACTATTCCCTACTCCGGCCAAACGATCGCCTCGTTTGACTTCCCGAACACCGGTGAATACCTCTTTACCTTTACCGTCAAAGACAGCCAGGGAAACATTAAGACCACCGCTTCCCGGAAAGTCAACGTCTACGACAAGGCTGTCGCCATCCCGCCGGCCGGCATTGTCGGACCAACCTCCGGTAAAGTCAACGAAGGGATCCCTTTATCGGCGGCCGTAATCGACGGAGCGCTCTACACCTATACCTGGGATTTCGGGAATGGAACCTTTGGTAGCGGTCCGATCCCAACCCCACCGGTTTACGCCAACGAAGGGGCCTACCCGGTGAAACTGGTCATGGCCCGGATCGACGACCCGACCGTTAAGACCGAGGCCAATTGGATGATCACCATCGTCAAACAGACAGTCACCCCGCCGGCCGTCCAAATCTTGTTTCCCCCGGCGGCGGAAGAAGACACTCCGGTCCCGATGAGCCTGACCGTCGCCGACCCGCTGAATTGGGAGATCACCTGGGATTTTGCCGATGGCAAACCGTTTGGTTCGGGGACCGACGTCAGCCATCAGTTTGACAACGGGGGGATAAAGCAAATGGTCGTTAAGCTTAAAAGCACAATCGACGGAATGGAATATTACTTCTATCCCCAGATCTATATCGCCACTCATGGCAGTCCGGTCCCGAACCTGGTGATCACTCCGGGACAGGGCCCCTCGCCGCTCGCGGTGGTCGCCGACGCCGGCCTAAGCTACCCGACCGGCAGCGGCGCGAGCCTCGTGAAATACACTTTCTACTGGGGCGACTCCCCGTCCGCGATTGAAAGCGGCAGTGCCGCCAGCTTGCCGCACACTTTTGCCTGCGCCGCGACCGACGCCTGTAAATATACCGTTCGGGTCGTCGTCGAGGACAGCAACGGCAAGACGTCGGAGCTGACTTCGTTGGTCACGGTTTGGCCGCAGTAA